A window of Pseudomonas alcaliphila JAB1 genomic DNA:
CACTCCGCAGTTGCCGACCGAGTTGATGGTGGCCTACGTCTACGACCGTATCGCCCGGCACAATCCGGTGAGTTTCTTCGGCATGGTCAATGTACTCGAAGGCACCAGCATCGCCCTGGCCACCCAGGCCGCCGGCATCATTCAGGACAAGCTGCAGTTGCCGAACAAGGCCTTCAGCTACCTCAACTCCCACGGCAGTCTGGACCTGGAGCACATCGAATTCTTCAAGAAGCTGATGAACCAACTGGACAACGACGATGACAAGGCCGCCGTGGTGCACACCGCCAAGGTCGTCTACCGCCTGTACGGCGACATGTTCCGCAGCCTGCCGCTGTCGGGCGAGGAGTAAGGTCATGCAACCGACGGATTGCCGCGCCCTGCTCACCGGTGCCAGTGGCGGCATCGGCCTGGCCCTGGCGCATCGTCTGGCCAGCGAGGGTGCCCATCTGCTGCTGGTGGGCCGTCGCCTGGAGCCCCTGCAACCGCTGCTGCAACGCTTCCCGCAGAACGTGCAGCTGGTGCAGGCCGACATCGCCACCCGCAGCGGCCGTGATGCACTGGTCTCCGCGGCGCAGAACTTCGGCGGGCTGAACTGCCTGATCAACGCCGCCGGGGTCAACCGCTTCGGCCTGCTCGACCAGCAGGACGAGCAGCAGATCGCCGAGCTGATCGGCCTCAACGTCACCGCCACGCTTCAACTGACCCAACGCCTGCTGCCGTTGCTGCGTGCA
This region includes:
- a CDS encoding iron-containing redox enzyme family protein, whose translation is MSFYESLLAQTQAERDYLLGAPIIQQAMTGQVALRSYIAFLTEAYHHVKHTVPLLMACGARLPERLEWLREAIAEYIEEETGHQEWILNDIAACGADKEAVRHGTPQLPTELMVAYVYDRIARHNPVSFFGMVNVLEGTSIALATQAAGIIQDKLQLPNKAFSYLNSHGSLDLEHIEFFKKLMNQLDNDDDKAAVVHTAKVVYRLYGDMFRSLPLSGEE